In the Engystomops pustulosus chromosome 2, aEngPut4.maternal, whole genome shotgun sequence genome, one interval contains:
- the PROCA1 gene encoding protein PROCA1 translates to MPPLFFFFCFVYGVLGALGDQRNVDVHGCSRISFQGHHVQYQVTDGEELVTSMWDKRRQLVSCSLDEDADALRDFISQCQRRRQDGLLDLGFEGFAEIRMACLIFLNADSSNKSRQKGSTTGKHNRVKRGFTYPGTLWCGAGNNAEQESDLGEHKETDSCCRTHDHCEHVIHPFTSSYGYRNFLWHTISHCQCDTQFKDCLRRVNDTASRVVGQAFFNVIQVQCFEFSVTEQCVERHWYGWCKKYKNITVAVPRESGLYDYGGDLIDKPVQTKDEEPSQPPSLELPPGQPTLGQVMQATEDLLKIMVTISPTTSPDQITTTNAAKKKKDKTKQKERKNKKGKGLKGKRKNRLNKEKVKSPAKDIWGEEIAKNERGLVVNTPMDSILDIGQDPFNDILNDEPIRNVDSRATTITPTIKNDMFKGITTTPPQETRPSTEKPKRKNRKEGKGKKERRKKPKKASRVPDGI, encoded by the exons ATGCcgcctctcttcttcttcttctgcttTGTATATGGGGTGTTGGGAGCCCTTGGTGACCAGAGAAATGTGGATGTGCATGGATGTTCCAGGATATCCTTCCAGGGCCACCATGTCCAGTACCAGGTGACTGATGGGGAAGAACTGGTGACCTCCATGTGGGACAAGAGGAGGCAGCTGGTCTCCTGCTCTTTGGATGAAGATGCTGATGCTCTCAGAGACTTTATCTCCCAGTGTCAAAGAAGAAGACAAGATGGTTTGTTGGACCTTGGCTTTGAGGGCTTTGCAGAAATCAGAATGGCATGCCTGATCTTCTTGAATGCAGATTCGTCTAACAAATCTAGACAGAAAGGATCTACTACAGGGAAGCACAACAGAGTCAAGAGGGGCTTCACCTATCCAGGGACCCTGTGGTGTGGAGCTGGGAACAATGCGGAACAGGAAAGCGATCTAG GTGAGCATAAAGAGACGGACTCATGTTGTAGGACTCACGATCACTGTGAACACGTCATCCATCCCTTTACCTCCAGCTATGGCTACAGGAACTTCCTCTGGCACACCATCAGTCATTGTCAGTGTGACACCCA GTTTAAAGATTGCCTTCGAAGAGTGAATGACACGGCTTCCCGTGTAGTGGGACAGGCTTTCTTCAATGTCATCCAGGTGCAATGCTTTGAGTTCTCCGTTACGGAGCAGTGTGTGGAGAGGCATTGGTATGGCTG gtgtaaaaagtataaaaacataacAGTCGCCGTTCCTAGAGAGTCTGGACTTTATGACTACGGAGGAGATCTCATCGATAAGCCTGTCCAGACAAAGGATGAAGAACCTAGTCAACCTCCATCTTTAGAGCTACCACCAGGACAGCCAACTCTAGGACAAGTCATGCAAGCAACGGAGGATCTTCTGAAGATCATGGTGACAATCAGCCCGACCACGTCCCCCGATCAGATCACCACAACAAACGCTGCAAAGAAGAAGAAAGACAAGACAAAGCAGAaagaaaggaaaaacaaaaagggAAAAGGTCTTAAAGGTAAAAGAAAGAATCGGCTCAACAAGGAAAAGGTCAAATCTCCTGCTAAAGACATCTGGGGTGAGGAGATCGCCAAAAATGAGAGGGGTTTGGTGGTGAACACACCAATGGACTCCATACTGGACATAGGACAGGATCCATTCAATGATATCCTTAATGATGAACCTATAAGGAATGTAGATTCTAGAGCTACAACTATTACCCCGACCATCAAGAATGACATGTTCAAGGGTATAACGACGACACCCCCACAAGAAACAAGACCCAGCACTGAAAAACCCAAAAGGAAAAACCGAAAGGAAGGAAAGGGTAAAAAAGAAAGAAGGAAGAAACCCAAGAAAGCGTCTCGTGTCCCCGATGGCATATAG